A region of the Silene latifolia isolate original U9 population chromosome 9, ASM4854445v1, whole genome shotgun sequence genome:
AGCAAGGATCGAACTTCTGGTTTGGGCCATTTACCGGGGCGAGCTCAATACTTGCCTCAACGGCGTTCTTAATCTCCTCGTAGATATCTGAGGGTAACATTGTAAAACGTGTACCAGAGTCTACAATTATAGTATTAGTAACGGGGACAGAAGTGTCCCCGATACTAATACTATCTAGACTAACAGTGTAAAGTGTAGGTGGGGTATCTTGTTCGGCAAAAGGAGTTGATATAACTCCTGGACCCGTCACATCAATCCCAAAATTCAACTTACTGGTAACCCCTGAATCTTCAGGGGTTAAACAGTAAGAAAATTTGTAGTTGATATTTGGGCCGAGTTGTGACACTAATGACAAAGGCCCGCCTCCTAACCCGACTAGTCCATCCCCATTGGGATCCAAACTACCTTCCTGGATATACCCACACCCGAACACTACGTCGGATATAGAAGTTGTAGGGAAAGTAACGGTATCCGTGCTCAACACGCCCGTAGTCTGAGTCCCATCTCCATAACCATATGCATAAATACATGAATTGTCATTTTGTGAACAACCCGCTTGAGACAAGCCGAATTGGTTAGCATCACATAATTGAGAGGTGCATGCAATTATATTATCGGTCGAGGATTGTGTTGGGTCGAATAAATGGGGTTGTTCCCCTATGCAACGCTGACACGGGGAGCACTGGACCCAGATCAGGTCGCTCCCTGTGTCAGCGATTGCTGTGAATTCTACTGGGGGAGTACCTATTGATATTTTCATGTCGAATTCCCCTCCATCGGGGATTACAACACTTTGGACAGTAGTTTTGTCGTAAAATACTCCTCCATCGCGCGGGTTATTATCTAGGATAGTTTTAAGGTCGTAGAATTTAGAAGATAGCGTTATCTGGTGGTGGTGAGAGATCGAGCCAAGGGAGAGCCTCCCTTGGTCGCCTCCTCGTAAGGTGATTTTAGAGGAATTACGACGAATGAGATCGACCGAAAATTTTTCATTTTTGGTTGTCAATTTTCTAGCATTAACCATCTTAGAGCTAGGAAACAATTGAAAGAGTGGAAGTATTACTAATGCCATGAACAAAATATAGTTAACCATAGCATGCATGATGATTAATTATTAAAAActaataaataaaagagaaatttgtgattataaatttataattgTGGTGTAATTAAGAGATACTATGATGGTTTATATAGTGCAAACCATCTAATTATTGTGAtggaaaaaaatcaaataaaatgacaaaataaacaagtaaataataATAGACCGTTCAACAAGTTAAATAGTTTCAAGACTTTCGAAATTCCAAGTCTTTGTCTATGTATTTTAGATTACTACTAGTCCTTCCATTACAGTTAACATTGTACGTAGTAGACCGTTCAACAAGTTAAATTGTTTCAAGACTTGCCAAATTTCAAGTCATTTATAGTCTTCGGTTTTAACATCACAGcagatcctctgtcccatttagacctggcaaacagatcgggttatgtcgggttcgtgttcgagtcacatgtaaacgggtcacaatcactcaaatccaaacccgacccaattaaatctagTATCGTGTTTGTGTCGACCcatttacataaatgggtcataaggcctcaaccctaacccgttaatttcgtgtcgggttcgtgtcgtgttttcgtgtcacgtccatattttgaaagtttaagtatatttatgtgatggaggttcaagaaaaattaggattaatttagtaaataggtcattcgtgtcgggttcgtgtttagagaggtcaaccgtaacccaacccaattaaatatcgtgtcgtgttcgtgtcgacccacttacataaatgggtcattaagtctcaacccaaacccgttaatttcgtgtcgggttcgtgtcgttttttcgtgtcgtgtcattatttGCCACCTCTAACTCCCATTTTATGTCTCATCGTGTGTCCCATTACTTCTCCTAATGACACATTAGCATTAGGAGATATAATATTacaatttttattattttaagcGTGATGTGTCAAGATCTTAAGGAATGAGGCAAGATGGGACATAAAAGTGGGACAAGTGATCTCTACTCTTTTAACATAAAGATCAAGAAAAGAGGAGGGGTCAATTATAATATGATAAGTGGACCAAATTAATTGTGCCGGATCCAATTAGTCATCAAAAACATCCCtaaaataaaaaggtaaacaaccGACTGAATAACTTAAAATGAAATTTGCAAATAAATAATCGGACTGAGGGATTATTAATCAGAGACTAGTCGAAGGTAATCTTGTACTTATGTGTATATTTCCAGCTAACATGACTCATAAAACTGTCTTATTAATATGTACAAAATTTTGAATAAGATGGTTTTATGTACAGAGTATTAAAATATGCAAAAAATTTGTAAAAGTGTCTATTTTTAACTAACTACTAGTCATTGTTTGTAGTTAATTACAAATTTATTTCAGATGGTTTTAATTTGAGGAGAGGATAATATcaccattttataataaaataaaaatgtgattatttaataatgataaaaaaaTATTACTTTTTAACACTAAATTGGTGATAATATTTTACTAGAAAATGTTCTCGTTTTATCAGAAAATGATTATATTATTTATGAAATTTAAGACGGATACCACCTGAGATGACACTTGTGTAATTGTGTTAGATTTTTCTCACACAACGTATGTGTAAGATACTAGGAATGTGCCTAATTTTTGTCCGCCTCCGCCTTACAAGTTGAAGTCTACCACTCTACCCCTTGACTAA
Encoded here:
- the LOC141599925 gene encoding aspartic proteinase CDR1-like, with the protein product MVNARKLTTKNEKFSVDLIRRNSSKITLRGGDQGRLSLGSISHHHQITLSSKFYDLKTILDNNPRDGGVFYDKTTVQSVVIPDGGEFDMKISIGTPPVEFTAIADTGSDLIWVQCSPCQRCIGEQPHLFDPTQSSTDNIIACTSQLCDANQFGLSQAGCSQNDNSCIYAYGYGDGTQTTGVLSTDTVTFPTTSISDVVFGCGYIQEGSLDPNGDGLVGLGGGPLSLVSQLGPNINYKFSYCLTPEDSGVTSKLNFGIDVTGPGVISTPFAEQDTPPTLYTVSLDSISIGDTSVPVTNTIIVDSGTRFTMLPSDIYEEIKNAVEASIELAPVNGPNQKFDPCYETDSLDGLNFPGMVFHFSGGDVMLKAENSFIAGDGLACFAMIPTDSPTFIFGNIAQTNFHIGYDLQAQQVSFAPADCTQF